The following coding sequences are from one Halomicrobium zhouii window:
- a CDS encoding nitric-oxide reductase large subunit, with product MELRRKTIAKVIAVAFVFNLVVMGAGAWFAYQEAPPIPEQVVGPDGETVVTDEQIRDGKKAFQKNGLMNHGSILGNGAYYGADYTADALELKTRYMRSYYAEERYGGEYESLASEERAAVDDVVKQDLDDQYEGGDIEYSAAELYAHQQVREEYVERYHEGSHERGVPEGMIDSETAAEEFADFAMWTAWFSHTDRPDGDHSYTNEWPYAPGAGNDATGAAMTWSVVAMVLLVAGAGFGIWLYRAVELPEPSAEGLSVPEPGDVSVFPSQRSALRFVPVAAGLFLAQVLLGGLLAHFYIERAGFFGVEEIFGVHILQILPFAMAKTWHIDLGILWIAATWLGAGLFLPPLLTGHEPKRQSTYIDGLLVAIVVVTVGGLGGIWLGSNGYFGDLWWLVGNEGLEYLEVGKLWQFGLLAGFGLWAVLSIRGLKPLLDREPVYGLAHMILYAGGSIALLFTAGFFFTPETNIAVTEFWRWWVVHMWVEGAFEFFIVAIVGLTLVSMNLLKRRSAEKAVMLQALLVMSTGVIGVSHHYWWVGMPDMWVPIGSVFSTLELIPLVFILYEALGQYTAMSETEDFPYKLPFMFIVASGVWNFVGAGVLGFFINLPLINYYEHGTYLTVGHAHAAMFGAFGFLALGMVTYMLQLSIEPDRWDGSWLRAAFWCWNVGLALMVFGSVLPVGFLQLEAIFTESYAAGRSLAFYNQPIVQDLFWARLPGDTLIILGTAIYSADLVRKRFVLRASEEDPGVDDVAVAEGVLGDD from the coding sequence ATGGAGTTACGACGCAAAACTATCGCGAAGGTGATAGCCGTCGCGTTCGTGTTCAACCTCGTCGTCATGGGCGCTGGTGCGTGGTTCGCCTACCAGGAAGCGCCGCCGATACCCGAACAGGTGGTCGGGCCCGACGGCGAGACGGTGGTCACCGACGAACAGATCAGGGACGGGAAGAAGGCGTTCCAGAAGAACGGGCTGATGAACCACGGGTCGATCCTGGGCAACGGCGCGTACTACGGGGCCGACTACACGGCCGACGCCCTGGAGTTGAAGACCCGGTACATGCGCTCGTACTACGCCGAGGAGCGCTACGGCGGCGAGTACGAGAGCCTGGCGTCAGAGGAACGGGCGGCGGTGGACGACGTCGTGAAGCAGGACCTCGACGACCAGTACGAGGGTGGTGACATCGAGTACTCGGCGGCCGAACTGTACGCCCACCAGCAGGTGCGCGAGGAGTACGTCGAGCGCTACCACGAGGGGAGCCACGAGCGCGGCGTCCCCGAGGGGATGATCGACTCCGAGACGGCGGCCGAGGAGTTCGCCGACTTCGCCATGTGGACGGCGTGGTTCTCCCACACCGACCGACCCGACGGTGACCACTCGTACACGAACGAGTGGCCGTACGCGCCCGGTGCGGGCAACGACGCCACCGGGGCGGCGATGACCTGGAGCGTCGTCGCGATGGTGTTGCTCGTCGCGGGGGCGGGCTTCGGCATCTGGCTCTACCGGGCCGTCGAACTGCCGGAGCCGTCCGCGGAGGGGCTCTCGGTGCCCGAACCCGGCGACGTGAGCGTCTTCCCGAGCCAGCGCTCCGCGTTGCGGTTCGTCCCGGTCGCGGCGGGACTGTTCCTCGCACAGGTGTTACTGGGGGGACTCCTGGCGCACTTCTACATCGAGCGGGCGGGCTTCTTCGGCGTCGAGGAGATATTCGGCGTCCACATCCTGCAGATCCTTCCCTTCGCGATGGCGAAGACCTGGCACATCGACCTGGGGATCCTCTGGATCGCCGCGACGTGGCTGGGGGCGGGCCTGTTCCTCCCGCCGCTGCTGACCGGGCACGAACCGAAGCGCCAGTCGACGTACATCGACGGGTTGCTCGTGGCCATCGTCGTCGTCACCGTCGGTGGTCTGGGCGGCATCTGGCTCGGGTCCAACGGCTACTTCGGCGACCTCTGGTGGCTCGTCGGCAACGAGGGGCTGGAGTACCTCGAAGTCGGCAAGCTCTGGCAGTTCGGCCTGCTCGCCGGGTTCGGCCTCTGGGCGGTCCTCTCGATCCGGGGGCTGAAGCCGCTGCTGGACCGCGAGCCGGTGTACGGCCTCGCGCACATGATCCTGTACGCCGGCGGCTCTATCGCGCTGCTATTCACCGCCGGCTTCTTCTTCACGCCCGAGACGAACATCGCCGTCACGGAGTTCTGGCGCTGGTGGGTCGTCCACATGTGGGTCGAGGGGGCCTTCGAGTTCTTCATCGTCGCCATCGTCGGCCTGACGCTGGTGTCGATGAACCTGCTGAAACGCCGGAGCGCGGAGAAGGCGGTCATGCTCCAGGCGCTGCTGGTGATGAGCACGGGCGTCATCGGCGTCTCCCACCACTACTGGTGGGTCGGGATGCCGGACATGTGGGTGCCCATCGGGAGCGTCTTCTCGACGCTGGAACTGATCCCGCTGGTGTTCATCCTCTACGAGGCGCTGGGCCAGTACACGGCGATGTCCGAGACGGAGGACTTCCCGTACAAACTCCCGTTCATGTTCATCGTCGCCAGCGGCGTGTGGAACTTCGTGGGCGCCGGCGTGCTCGGCTTCTTCATCAACCTCCCGCTGATAAACTACTACGAGCACGGCACCTACCTCACCGTCGGCCACGCCCACGCCGCGATGTTCGGCGCGTTCGGCTTCCTCGCGCTGGGGATGGTGACCTACATGCTCCAGCTGTCAATCGAACCGGACCGATGGGACGGGTCGTGGCTCCGGGCTGCGTTCTGGTGCTGGAACGTCGGCCTGGCGCTGATGGTGTTCGGCTCCGTCCTCCCGGTCGGCTTCCTCCAGCTGGAGGCGATTTTCACGGAGAGCTACGCCGCGGGCCGGAGCCTGGCGTTCTACAACCAGCCGATCGTCCAGGACCTGTTCTGGGCACGGCTCCCCGGTGACACGCTCATCATCCTGGGGACGGCCATCTACTCGGCCGACCTCGTGAGAAAGCGGTTCGTCCTCCGGGCGTCCGAGGAGGACCCCGGCGTCGACGACGTGGCGGTGGCGGAAGGCGTGCTGGGCGACGACTGA
- a CDS encoding glycine zipper 2TM domain-containing protein, with protein sequence MKSRILFLVNRAKYAAIGAAVGAAIGGLFSRNAASTGGAVGGLAGAVVAETRASAGNAISDVKEKVRAEQ encoded by the coding sequence GTGAAATCACGAATCCTCTTCCTCGTCAACCGCGCGAAGTACGCAGCCATCGGCGCCGCCGTCGGCGCCGCCATCGGCGGCCTGTTCAGTCGAAACGCCGCGAGCACCGGCGGCGCCGTCGGCGGCCTGGCCGGCGCCGTCGTGGCCGAGACGCGAGCCAGCGCCGGGAACGCCATCTCGGACGTGAAAGAGAAGGTGCGGGCCGAGCAATAG
- a CDS encoding helix-turn-helix transcriptional regulator: protein MTRSVAVGLAVLLFASVAVAPALGASDAGPTRLGAPEGFSQTVFNIQMYENGSAQWTFEYSRPLENESEREQFEAFAAEFEANESGMYRDFVNRSTKLTTAGSDVTGREMNAASFSRSASVDETTLSDERGVVTMSFTWSNFGVTDGDTVRAGDVFEGGLYIGQNQRLVFETGPSLAFRSADPESYSQSGDTLESSDTVTWVGEKQFTDRRPRVELVDESALGGGNGDSAGETTDSSTDPGNANSGDMLVLVGALVVVIGLAGAAVWQSGAFSGDDGPSDDAAGAAGAAGEPATTDTEPAAIPDEELLSDNDRVLKLLEDNGGRMKQVNIVDETEWSKSKVSMLLSEMEDEGDISKLRVGRENIISLSGHEPEAAGSPFDDEE, encoded by the coding sequence ATGACTCGCTCGGTCGCCGTCGGTCTCGCCGTTCTCCTGTTTGCCAGCGTCGCTGTGGCTCCTGCACTCGGTGCGTCGGACGCGGGCCCCACGCGCCTCGGGGCACCGGAAGGGTTCTCCCAGACGGTGTTCAACATCCAGATGTACGAAAACGGGAGCGCGCAGTGGACGTTCGAGTACTCTCGCCCGCTGGAAAACGAGTCCGAGCGCGAGCAGTTCGAGGCCTTCGCCGCGGAGTTCGAGGCGAACGAGTCCGGAATGTACCGCGACTTCGTCAACCGGTCGACGAAACTGACGACGGCGGGCTCGGATGTCACCGGTCGGGAGATGAACGCCGCGTCGTTCTCCCGGAGTGCGTCGGTCGACGAGACGACGCTGTCGGACGAGCGGGGCGTCGTGACGATGTCGTTCACGTGGTCGAACTTCGGCGTGACCGACGGTGACACCGTCCGGGCCGGCGACGTGTTCGAGGGCGGACTCTACATCGGACAGAACCAGCGGCTCGTGTTCGAGACGGGGCCGTCGCTCGCCTTCAGAAGCGCAGACCCAGAATCATACTCGCAGTCGGGCGACACGCTGGAATCGAGCGACACCGTCACCTGGGTCGGTGAGAAGCAGTTCACCGACAGGCGCCCACGCGTGGAACTCGTCGACGAGTCCGCGCTCGGTGGCGGAAACGGTGACTCCGCTGGCGAGACGACCGATTCGTCGACGGATCCCGGCAACGCGAACAGCGGCGATATGCTCGTCCTCGTCGGCGCGCTCGTCGTCGTCATCGGGCTGGCCGGCGCCGCGGTGTGGCAGTCCGGTGCGTTCTCTGGCGACGACGGACCGTCCGACGACGCGGCCGGGGCCGCCGGCGCCGCTGGCGAACCTGCGACGACCGACACCGAGCCGGCCGCGATCCCGGACGAGGAACTCCTCTCCGACAACGACCGCGTCCTCAAACTACTGGAGGACAACGGCGGTCGGATGAAACAGGTCAACATCGTCGACGAGACAGAGTGGTCCAAGTCCAAGGTCAGCATGCTCCTCTCGGAGATGGAGGACGAAGGTGACATCAGCAAACTTCGCGTCGGCCGCGAGAACATCATCAGCCTCTCGGGTCACGAACCCGAAGCCGCCGGATCGCCGTTCGACGACGAGGAGTGA
- a CDS encoding FAD-binding and (Fe-S)-binding domain-containing protein, whose translation MGTSTEGPADGPESDDRARYDYQAGDVERPGFVRDLRERVDGDVRFDDLTRELYATDASAYEVTPIGVVFPRSTADVAAVVSYCAERGTPVLPRGGGTSLAGQAVNEAVVLDFSRHMDSIQSVDPEARTARAEAGVILADLNERLAEHDLKFAPDPAWGDKSVLGGAIGNNSTGSHSLKYGKTDAYVEECEVVLADGTVTTFGEVTLEELRERAAGGSGEFEVSGKPADAVESDDLESRIYAAVARIVDEEAEAVAEAFPDLKRNVSGYNLDRLVEEADSGSVNLARLLAGSEGTLAVVTEATVSLEPVPETKALALLAYEDLVDAMRDVPPILEHDPSAVEVLDDVLLDLARPTEEFGELVNEIVPEQAGALLLVEFYAETDREGKEYVADLLTDRVGDVSPEAIPQERAEELTAEPLHAFAGREAHSDAERSRFWKLRKSGLPILLGRTSDEKHVSFIEDTAVPPENLAEYVADFRDVLEDNGTFASFYAHAGPGCLHIRPLVDTKSLDGVEQMEAIAEAATDLVLEYGGSVSGEHGDGRARTQWNRKLYGDYVWELFGDLKTAFDPDWLLNPGQVSGDVDMTEHLRYEPDYEFDAGFDPALRWDNDNGFQGMVELCHGCGGCRGHQETTGGVMCPTYRASEEESTATRGRANALRQAMSGDLPQDPTSEAFTTEIMDLCIGCKGCARDCPSEVDMAKLKAELQHANHQENGAGMRDRLFADVERLSKLGSALAPVSNWLASLPGSDVVSEKLFGIARERDLPTFHRESFVEWYADRGPAVPADDAARKAVLFPDTYNNYSDPAVLRAAVSVLEAAGVHVRVPANLRASGRAAHSKGFLDKSRERARHNAAALAPLVGEEWDVVAVEPSDAVMFQSDYLDLLATAEAETVAANAYGLCEYLSWFGLDEGVDWDPPAETLAYHGHCHQKATRKDHYAVGVLRRAGYDVDALDSGCCGMAGSFGYEAEHYSMSQSIARLLFEQIDDSAGDRVVAPGASCRTQLEDRPGGQPPSHPVERLAAAVPVR comes from the coding sequence ATGGGAACGAGTACGGAGGGACCGGCCGACGGCCCAGAGAGCGACGACCGGGCCCGGTACGACTACCAGGCCGGCGACGTCGAACGGCCCGGCTTCGTCAGGGACCTCCGGGAGCGGGTCGACGGGGACGTCCGGTTCGACGACCTCACTCGGGAACTGTACGCGACGGACGCCAGCGCCTACGAGGTGACGCCCATTGGCGTCGTCTTCCCGCGGTCGACGGCGGACGTCGCGGCGGTCGTCTCCTACTGCGCCGAGCGCGGGACGCCGGTGCTCCCGCGCGGCGGGGGGACGAGCCTCGCTGGGCAGGCCGTCAACGAGGCGGTCGTCCTCGACTTCTCGCGGCACATGGACTCGATTCAGTCGGTCGACCCTGAGGCCCGGACTGCACGCGCGGAGGCTGGGGTCATCCTCGCAGACCTGAACGAGCGCCTCGCGGAGCACGACCTGAAGTTCGCGCCGGACCCCGCCTGGGGCGACAAGAGCGTCCTCGGGGGCGCTATCGGCAACAACTCCACGGGCTCGCACTCGCTGAAGTACGGGAAGACGGACGCCTACGTCGAGGAGTGCGAGGTCGTCCTCGCCGACGGCACGGTCACCACCTTCGGCGAGGTGACGCTGGAGGAACTCCGGGAGCGGGCCGCCGGCGGTTCCGGGGAGTTCGAGGTTTCCGGAAAGCCCGCCGACGCCGTCGAATCCGACGACCTGGAGTCGCGAATCTACGCCGCGGTCGCTCGTATCGTCGACGAGGAAGCCGAGGCTGTCGCCGAGGCGTTCCCCGACCTGAAGCGCAACGTCTCGGGCTACAACCTCGACCGCCTGGTCGAGGAAGCCGACTCCGGCAGCGTCAACCTGGCGCGCCTGCTCGCGGGCAGCGAGGGGACGCTGGCCGTCGTCACCGAGGCGACCGTCTCGCTGGAACCCGTCCCCGAGACGAAGGCGCTCGCGCTCCTGGCCTACGAGGACCTCGTCGACGCGATGCGGGACGTCCCCCCGATCCTCGAACACGACCCGTCGGCGGTCGAGGTGCTCGACGACGTCCTGCTGGACCTGGCGCGCCCGACCGAGGAGTTCGGCGAACTCGTCAACGAAATCGTCCCCGAGCAGGCGGGGGCGCTCCTCCTCGTCGAGTTCTACGCCGAGACCGACCGCGAAGGCAAAGAGTACGTCGCCGACTTGCTGACCGATCGGGTCGGCGACGTCTCACCGGAGGCGATTCCGCAGGAACGTGCCGAAGAGCTGACGGCGGAACCGCTGCACGCTTTCGCGGGCCGGGAGGCCCACAGCGACGCGGAACGGAGCCGGTTCTGGAAGCTCCGCAAGAGCGGTCTCCCCATCTTGCTGGGCCGGACCTCCGACGAGAAGCACGTCAGCTTCATCGAGGATACCGCGGTGCCCCCGGAGAACCTCGCCGAGTACGTCGCCGACTTCCGGGACGTCCTCGAAGACAACGGGACGTTCGCTAGCTTCTACGCCCACGCCGGGCCGGGGTGTCTCCACATCCGCCCGCTCGTCGACACGAAGTCTCTCGACGGCGTCGAGCAGATGGAGGCCATCGCCGAGGCGGCGACGGACCTGGTCCTCGAGTACGGCGGCAGCGTCTCCGGCGAGCACGGCGACGGTCGCGCCCGCACGCAGTGGAACCGGAAGCTGTACGGCGACTACGTCTGGGAGCTCTTCGGCGATCTCAAGACCGCCTTCGACCCGGACTGGCTCCTGAACCCCGGACAGGTCAGCGGCGACGTGGACATGACGGAGCATTTGCGGTACGAACCCGACTACGAGTTCGACGCCGGCTTCGACCCGGCACTCCGCTGGGACAACGACAACGGGTTCCAGGGGATGGTCGAACTCTGCCACGGCTGTGGGGGCTGTCGCGGGCACCAGGAGACGACCGGCGGGGTGATGTGTCCGACCTACCGCGCGAGCGAGGAGGAGTCGACGGCGACGCGCGGTCGCGCCAACGCGCTCAGGCAGGCGATGAGCGGCGACCTCCCCCAGGACCCGACCAGCGAGGCGTTCACGACCGAGATCATGGACCTGTGTATCGGCTGCAAGGGCTGTGCCCGCGACTGCCCGAGCGAGGTCGACATGGCCAAGCTCAAGGCCGAACTCCAGCACGCGAACCACCAGGAGAACGGGGCCGGCATGCGCGACCGGCTGTTCGCCGACGTCGAGCGACTCAGCAAGCTCGGGAGCGCGCTCGCACCGGTTTCGAACTGGCTGGCCTCGCTTCCCGGGAGCGACGTCGTCTCGGAGAAGCTCTTCGGTATCGCCCGCGAGCGCGACCTGCCGACGTTCCACCGGGAGTCCTTCGTCGAGTGGTACGCCGACCGCGGGCCAGCGGTTCCGGCCGACGACGCGGCCCGGAAGGCCGTACTGTTCCCCGATACGTACAACAACTACAGCGATCCGGCCGTCCTGAGGGCAGCTGTCAGCGTGCTCGAAGCCGCGGGCGTTCACGTTCGCGTGCCAGCGAACCTGCGGGCCAGCGGGCGCGCTGCCCACTCGAAGGGGTTTCTCGACAAGTCACGCGAGCGCGCACGACACAACGCGGCAGCACTCGCACCTCTCGTCGGGGAGGAGTGGGACGTCGTCGCCGTCGAACCGTCCGACGCCGTAATGTTCCAGTCGGATTACCTCGACCTGCTGGCCACCGCCGAGGCCGAGACGGTCGCCGCGAACGCCTACGGGCTCTGTGAGTATCTCAGCTGGTTCGGCCTCGACGAGGGTGTCGACTGGGACCCGCCCGCGGAGACGCTTGCGTATCACGGCCACTGTCACCAGAAGGCGACCAGGAAGGACCACTACGCCGTGGGCGTGCTCAGACGAGCCGGCTACGACGTCGACGCGCTCGATTCGGGCTGTTGCGGCATGGCCGGGAGTTTCGGCTACGAGGCCGAACACTACTCCATGAGTCAGTCTATCGCCCGGCTCCTGTTCGAGCAAATCGACGACAGCGCCGGTGACCGCGTCGTCGCACCGGGCGCGTCCTGTCGGACGCAACTCGAGGATCGACCCGGTGGGCAACCCCCGTCGCACCCGGTCGAACGACTCGCCGCTGCCGTGCCGGTGCGATGA
- the thyX gene encoding FAD-dependent thymidylate synthase, giving the protein MEVRLLEATEDPEELICTGARNDYSEPFVGDQTFEETMETVEGDSLEEKKETLIGHLLSHGHYGPFEHPQVTFAVEGISRSCMAQITRHRHVSFDVQSMRYVSFDDVDPADVREGEMVVVPPSATDPDWVGRNQKTGQVDEETVAERDEIFRDTVADAVESYQELLDLGMPPEDARFVLPIGTKVNMVMSMNVRMLMHIADMRAAADSQWEIRQMTEELLDLAKDWCPITFKYYEENMKNRKNRLAP; this is encoded by the coding sequence ATGGAAGTCCGGCTACTCGAGGCGACCGAGGACCCCGAGGAACTCATCTGCACCGGCGCGCGAAACGACTACAGCGAACCCTTCGTCGGCGACCAGACGTTCGAGGAGACCATGGAGACCGTCGAGGGCGACTCCCTCGAGGAGAAAAAGGAGACGCTCATCGGCCACCTCCTGAGCCACGGCCACTACGGCCCCTTCGAGCACCCGCAGGTCACCTTCGCCGTCGAGGGGATCAGCCGGTCTTGCATGGCCCAGATCACCCGCCACCGGCACGTCTCCTTCGACGTCCAGAGCATGCGCTACGTCTCTTTCGACGACGTCGACCCGGCGGACGTGCGCGAAGGCGAGATGGTCGTCGTCCCGCCGTCGGCCACCGACCCCGACTGGGTCGGCCGCAACCAGAAGACCGGCCAGGTCGACGAGGAGACTGTCGCCGAGCGCGACGAGATCTTCCGTGACACCGTCGCGGACGCCGTCGAGTCCTATCAGGAACTGCTCGACCTCGGCATGCCGCCGGAGGACGCCCGGTTCGTCCTCCCCATCGGAACGAAGGTCAACATGGTCATGTCGATGAATGTCAGAATGTTGATGCATATCGCTGACATGCGCGCTGCGGCGGACAGCCAGTGGGAGATCCGGCAGATGACCGAGGAGTTGCTCGATCTGGCGAAGGACTGGTGCCCGATCACATTCAAATACTACGAGGAGAACATGAAGAACCGGAAGAACCGGCTGGCTCCCTGA
- a CDS encoding RAD55 family ATPase, producing the protein MTKRSEPKETMYDLSRVLDFDALSSVRPGTSLLVAGPAMTGKDELALEVLRDGARNGEGAVVVTTNDDAADIAADFRESVPDLEDSQLGVVDCRGDSGGDGDATEGIYAHHVSSPGDLTGIGIGITKALEGLHNSGRDQGRLALFSLSTMLTYTDKKTVFKLCHILSSRLDAAGYVGVFTIDSGAHDDQTLQVIKQAFDGLVEVREDDGTRQARVLGLSSDPSDWQDL; encoded by the coding sequence ATGACGAAGCGGAGTGAGCCCAAAGAGACAATGTACGATCTCTCACGTGTACTCGACTTCGACGCGCTCTCGTCGGTCCGGCCCGGCACCAGTCTCCTCGTCGCCGGACCCGCGATGACTGGCAAGGACGAACTCGCCCTGGAGGTGCTCAGGGACGGCGCCCGCAATGGCGAAGGTGCCGTCGTCGTCACGACGAACGACGACGCCGCCGACATCGCGGCGGACTTCCGCGAGTCGGTCCCAGATCTGGAGGACTCCCAGCTCGGCGTCGTCGACTGCCGGGGCGATTCCGGCGGTGACGGCGATGCCACCGAGGGCATCTACGCCCACCACGTCTCTTCTCCCGGCGACCTGACCGGCATCGGTATCGGCATCACGAAGGCCCTGGAAGGCCTCCACAACAGCGGCCGCGACCAGGGCAGACTCGCCCTGTTCTCGCTCTCGACGATGCTGACCTACACGGACAAGAAGACCGTGTTCAAGCTCTGTCACATCCTCTCCTCGCGCCTCGACGCCGCGGGCTACGTCGGCGTGTTCACCATCGACTCCGGCGCCCACGACGACCAGACCCTCCAGGTCATCAAGCAGGCCTTCGACGGCCTCGTCGAGGTCCGGGAAGACGACGGCACCCGCCAGGCCCGCGTCCTCGGCCTCTCCAGCGACCCGAGCGACTGGCAGGACCTGTAA
- a CDS encoding response regulator transcription factor, translating into MTDSDRPVVLIVEDEPDVAETYRLWLREDYEVEMAHDGDEGLSKLDADVDVVLLDRMMPGLSGDEVLEQIRERDLDCRVSMVTAVEPDFDILEMGFDAYLSKPIRSEELHETVENLLDRSAYDALLQDYYSLVEKRATLEATKSNAELAESEEYDELKEEIAELQDNLSDSLGGIEDDADFIATLRGLSNDEAE; encoded by the coding sequence ATGACAGACTCGGACCGACCCGTGGTGCTCATCGTCGAGGACGAACCCGACGTGGCGGAGACCTACAGGCTCTGGCTACGCGAGGATTACGAGGTCGAGATGGCACACGATGGCGACGAGGGACTGTCGAAACTCGACGCCGACGTGGACGTCGTGTTGTTGGACCGAATGATGCCGGGACTCTCGGGTGACGAAGTCCTCGAACAGATCCGCGAGCGTGACCTGGACTGTCGCGTCTCGATGGTCACCGCGGTCGAGCCCGACTTCGACATCCTGGAGATGGGGTTCGACGCGTACCTCTCGAAGCCTATCAGGAGCGAGGAACTCCACGAGACAGTGGAGAATCTCCTCGACCGATCGGCGTACGACGCGCTCCTGCAGGACTACTACTCACTGGTCGAGAAGCGGGCGACGCTCGAGGCGACCAAGAGCAACGCGGAACTCGCCGAGAGCGAGGAATACGACGAACTTAAGGAGGAGATTGCCGAACTTCAGGACAACCTCTCGGATAGTCTCGGTGGTATCGAAGACGACGCAGACTTTATCGCTACCCTCCGCGGGTTGAGCAATGACGAAGCGGAGTGA
- a CDS encoding MBL fold metallo-hydrolase, with amino-acid sequence MIANLALDRDVFTSNVFLVTGERTALVDVGNEFDVVEAVRDRVDDLDVVVLTHTHYDHVGNLESVLDAFDVEVVAFDGDADGVTRTLGDGGTVQIGDHEYVALHTPGHKNDHLCLYSEAAGVLFAGDLVFAGGSFGRTDLDEGDRPTLIESIERVLDVVDGAELRELHTGHGPSVESNPYQTIQMAHQAAQF; translated from the coding sequence ATGATCGCAAACCTCGCGCTGGACCGCGACGTCTTCACGAGCAACGTCTTCCTCGTGACGGGCGAACGGACCGCGCTCGTCGACGTGGGCAACGAGTTCGACGTCGTCGAAGCAGTGCGGGACCGGGTCGACGACCTCGACGTCGTCGTCCTGACCCACACCCACTACGACCACGTCGGGAACCTCGAGTCCGTCCTCGACGCCTTCGACGTCGAGGTGGTGGCCTTCGACGGCGACGCGGACGGCGTCACCAGGACCCTCGGTGACGGTGGGACCGTCCAGATCGGTGACCACGAGTACGTCGCGCTCCACACGCCGGGGCACAAGAACGACCACCTCTGTCTGTACAGCGAGGCCGCCGGCGTGCTCTTCGCCGGTGACCTCGTCTTCGCCGGCGGTAGTTTCGGCCGCACGGACCTGGACGAGGGCGACCGACCCACCCTGATCGAGAGCATCGAGCGGGTGCTCGACGTCGTCGACGGGGCCGAACTCCGCGAGCTACACACCGGCCACGGTCCGAGCGTGGAGTCGAACCCGTACCAGACCATCCAGATGGCCCACCAGGCCGCGCAGTTCTAA
- a CDS encoding PLP-dependent cysteine synthase family protein yields MNSSILETIGSPLVEVHSPAGATVAAKVESFNPGGSAKDRPARFMVDAAEADGRLDPDDTLVEPTSGNTGIGLAMVGAAKGYDVRLIMPSSKSPERRQIMKAYGAEIDLVDGDISDARERADELEATGEFVQLRQFENPANPQAHYETTGPEILDQVGDRTVDAFVAGVGTGGTITGIGRRLREEFPDVEIVAVEPADNAVLSGMEPGTGEDSFQGMGPGFVSDNLDVDLLDDVATVTLDDAEAECRRLAEEEGILVGQSSGASNLAARDVAERLVDDGVEDPLVVTVFWDSGERYMSTGLFD; encoded by the coding sequence GTGAACTCCAGTATCCTCGAGACTATCGGTTCGCCCCTCGTCGAGGTCCACTCGCCAGCGGGCGCGACCGTGGCGGCGAAGGTGGAGTCGTTCAACCCCGGCGGGTCCGCGAAGGACCGACCGGCGCGGTTCATGGTCGACGCGGCGGAGGCCGATGGCCGCCTCGACCCGGACGACACCCTCGTCGAACCGACGAGCGGCAACACCGGCATCGGCCTGGCGATGGTCGGCGCCGCAAAGGGGTACGACGTCCGCCTGATCATGCCGTCCTCGAAGTCCCCCGAGCGACGCCAGATCATGAAGGCCTACGGCGCCGAGATAGATCTGGTCGACGGCGACATCTCCGACGCGCGTGAGCGTGCGGACGAACTCGAAGCGACGGGCGAGTTCGTCCAGTTGCGCCAGTTCGAGAACCCGGCCAACCCGCAGGCACACTACGAGACGACCGGGCCGGAAATTCTCGACCAGGTCGGCGACCGGACCGTCGACGCGTTCGTGGCGGGCGTCGGCACCGGCGGCACGATAACGGGTATCGGCCGGCGCCTCCGCGAGGAGTTCCCCGACGTCGAGATCGTCGCGGTCGAACCCGCCGACAACGCGGTCCTCTCGGGGATGGAACCCGGCACCGGCGAGGATAGTTTCCAGGGCATGGGCCCCGGATTCGTCAGCGACAACCTCGACGTGGACTTGCTCGACGACGTGGCGACGGTGACGCTCGACGACGCCGAAGCGGAGTGCCGTCGCCTGGCCGAGGAGGAAGGGATCCTGGTCGGCCAGTCCTCGGGCGCGTCGAATCTGGCCGCCAGAGACGTGGCCGAGCGCCTGGTCGACGACGGTGTCGAGGACCCCCTCGTCGTGACGGTGTTCTGGGACAGCGGCGAGCGGTACATGTCCACCGGCCTGTTCGACTGA
- a CDS encoding thioredoxin family protein — MTLETMEPNPVWVADAYSDTVDTLAEHSDELVYKVWGGDWCKDCRSQLPDFGAALDAAGVPDENVEHYAVEKEDDGSKVGPKVEEYDVEYIPTVVVEHGGEEIARFVEEEPVAIAIYLANEIEAALA; from the coding sequence ATGACCCTCGAAACCATGGAACCGAATCCCGTGTGGGTGGCCGACGCCTACTCGGACACCGTCGACACCCTCGCGGAACACTCGGACGAACTCGTCTACAAGGTCTGGGGCGGCGACTGGTGCAAGGACTGCCGATCACAGCTTCCGGACTTCGGTGCAGCCCTCGACGCCGCCGGCGTCCCAGACGAGAACGTCGAGCACTACGCCGTCGAGAAGGAAGACGACGGGAGCAAAGTCGGGCCAAAGGTGGAGGAGTACGACGTCGAGTACATCCCGACGGTCGTGGTCGAACACGGCGGAGAGGAGATCGCCCGGTTCGTCGAGGAAGAGCCCGTCGCCATCGCCATCTACCTCGCGAACGAGATCGAAGCGGCGCTTGCCTGA